Genomic DNA from Setaria italica strain Yugu1 chromosome V, Setaria_italica_v2.0, whole genome shotgun sequence:
TGATAAGATCCCACAGTCCCACAGTGCACAATCCAACCTAACACCAGGTAAGATCCAATGCATGTGAAGGtaaattagggggtgtttagatCTTTAGTCCgaattaaaattcatgtcacatcaaatattcggaggctaattagaaggactaaacatgagctaattattaaactaattacatagatggaggctaattcacgagacgaatctattaagcctaattaatccatcattagtgcatggttactgtagcatcatattatcaaatcatggactaattaggcttaatagattcatctcgcaaattagtctccatctgtgcaactggttttataattaacctatatttaatactcctaattagtatctaaacattcgatgagatagaaattttaggaggtgctaaagaaacaaacaaccCCTTACTCAACGTTCCTATCTTCGACAGCTACCTCCTTAATAGTTCCGTGATATCTCCTTCTAACTTCAGCAATCCCTATCACACAGAACAATAATTCATGCAGACGACACCCATAGCAGCCAATGTGTGTATGTAACTCGCTCTTTCTCTGACGCACGAGCTTTGAATTGAGAAGAAGGGCCGTGCTGACAGAAGTGCCACTTGAGGTGTCGTTTCTGACAAGATGACGACCATCCTCGATTTAACTTCGTCCAGTGGCCGCAACCTGTACGAATTTCTTCTGCGATGAGATCACCGACCTGGACAGGTatttggaagaagaagaactgATGCAGAGTGGACTACTGAATTGAGGAGCGAACAGCGGCAGCGTACATCCATGGCGATGCCGTTCCGTGCCTGTCTTGGAACTGAAGTGTTGTTTCCATTGCAGTGACGGTCCAAGTTGGACATGTGTTGAGGGAAGAGGAACCAGAGGAGAGAATTCAAATTTCTAAGTCTGGTGCGCGTGCGTGATGTTGTGTTGATGAGCACGTCATCCCTGACTCCGGTAATCGCAGGGAAAAAAGGTTACGAAGCACCTTTTTTTAGCGAAAACCTGCCGGGTATTTTGGAACCTTCAGCGGGGGACACTAGTGCATGCCACTGGGCGTTTTATGATCGAGCGATGCTTAATGTTCCTCCATTTCATTTCACGAGAGAATTCCACAGTCTAACTGTTTCTACTCCAGATCAGCAAAATCAAACTCCTTTTGGCCAAATTCACATTGTCACCAAATAAAGTTTAACCATTTCAACAGGGCACAAGACTGCAATTCCAAGTTCATACCCCCAAAGCCGTGAGAACGGAGGTGCTAACACCTCAGATGCCAGTCCCCACCTTCTCACTCACCAAACCCTAAAGGTCTCCCCCAAAAGGTCAGACAGACGGAAGCACGTACCCTGATCATTTCGTCTACGGAATACAACGACGGCTTCGAAACCTGACTCTGACTGCATGTACTGACTCTGACTGCATGTGAACAGGGCTAGCTAGGTTTTATTTCTCAGAGGCAGAGGCTGACCACCAGGCCGATCGGTGTCCAGCACGGAAGAGAGCAAGAAAACTTCAACGCCGGAAGCGGAATGGCGGAGGCGTTTAGCAAGTCTCCGGCGCTAAGATATACTACTACTGTTATTTTGTTAACCTCCTTTATTAATGctcttcttgttcttcaatGAAATTTTAGCAGCTATTGATTCCAACTGAAAAAATGGAAACGAGAACAGAGTACGGGGCGTCTTGCAAGAACCGGCTCTACTCAAACTCAACGCTGACTGTAATCGATTCCCTGGAAGCAGCCGAAGCTTCCAATGGCTGAAGCTGATACGCAAGTGCAGAACGACCGCGGCGTGCTTTGGATCGTCGAGTTGTGTGATCGATCAGCAGCCCAGATCAACATATTCTCGCTGCCTGAACAATCTGAAAACGCATGTGCGAAGTTGGAGGAGCTGCCGATCCTCACAGGTTGGACTTTGGTCCTGCGGACCAGGAGGAACCAAGAAGGATTGACATTGACTGCAGCCAAGTGGTGTGAGGGAGCAGGCGGTCAAACTTTCCTTGTGTTCCGCATGAGAAGGACGAACTGATTACTGATCAATGCAAACAGTCTTGACCAATCATCGTCCTCACGGCAGTAGGTGCAACAACTTGAGACGCCGGAACAGCAGTACGGTCTCAAGGTCAACACACACAGTAACTGAACAGTTTTACTTTCCGTTTTCAGACATACGGTACAACAGCTTGAAAATCCAGAGCACTACCATACGTACAGTGTACTAGTACGGGAGGAAGTGAACAAGTGCTGACCGGGTACTAGAAGCAAAAGATGTATATATCCATATTTGTTCCtttatactccatccgtcccaatttactgttcgttttgacttttctaaatacaaaaCTTTTAATATGAAtctagatgtatgtatgtatgtatgttcagatacatagcaaaagctatgtatcaaGAAAAATTATAACAagtagtaatttaggacggagggaataATACTACTAGTAGAAGTACAATTCCTAGCCTATCAATCCACAAGAAGGTACACATAGCCGTTACActatcatcagttcatcactagtactagttgagaaaaataaagaCAGATCTTCCGACTTCCGTCTTCCTGGAACCTGGATGCCTGTTTATTGCTGTTTCAGTTATAAAGCCTCATTCAGAAAGAGGTTGTACCTAGCTTAGTCGTCTGCAGCCGTTCACAATAAAAACCCCTCGGCGTGCCTAGCTTCTATACTTAGAAGTACATAGCTAGTTTGAGGCTTGTCAGAAGCCTCCGAGTGAGGAACTGCACGCCCATTATTGTCAGATTACATAGCGTCTAACTGAATTCGAATTCTATGCGACTCGAATTCAGATGGCTTTCTAACAAAAAACAAAATTCGAATCTGAATTCGAATTCTATACCTGTTCTTTGTTCCTTCCTACTTTCTGTTTATTATCAGAAAACCTCCGGGTGGAAGCGGCCGGTCATGGAAGGCCCCCCCTGCGGTTGCGCGCGCCTGAGGAACATGGACAGCGCGTAGCTGTCCGTCTCCAGGCTCCTGACACGCTCCTGGCAGCCGGCGAGCTGCCGCTGGAGCTCCCGGTTCGCCGTCTCCTTCTTGTTGTCCAGCCGGTGCTGGAGGAGCACGGCCTTCTTCAGGACGCGGTTCTCCTGCAGGGCCACCACGTCCCGCCCCACCGCGACGGAGGCGTCGAAGTCGTTGAGGAACGTGGCGGCGCGGGCCCTGGCGTCTTCCACGTCCGCGGCGCTCAGCATCTCATTGATGAGTCTCTCGATCCATGCCGCGTGGCCGCTGCCGCCTGACGGGACAGGGGCGGCGCTCCGTGCCttagcggcggcgggggcgggggcgtgACGGACGTCGTCGTCGATGATGTCAGGAGCGGCGCCTTCGCCGGCGTCATGCTCGGGATCAAGCCGCAGGTTGACCAGGCGCTCGATCGCCAGGTCCAGGTCCCTCTCGCACTGCTCCAGAGCCCGCTCCGTCTCGGCGGAGTTGGCCGCCATGCCAGCAGCACCGGCTTGGTCGATCGGCGACGACAAGTGCAGTGAGAGCAGGAGGGCAGACAGCGCTCGTAGGAGAGGCAGAGAGCTAGTCGCAATCACGAGATGTGATAATAAGGCAGGAGCGGACCTGCTACCTCGCAACTTTTATTGCCGCATTGCCGGAGTATGGGAGCTTCCCCGTTTCCATGTCGGgatcggcgtcggcgtcggttTCCGTTCCCGAGTACGAAGCCCCTGCGGCTGACTGTTGGGCCCATCCGCGCTCGGATTCGATTTCGCGCCACGGAGAGGCGTGCGCGCCAAATTTACCTGATGAACCGCGACCCGCGTCCGACTCGGCCTCGCGTGCCGCgaatccgccgccaccgctcggcGCCCACCGCGGCCGTGCGATCTTGCAGCCTGCGGTCTGTGGGGGCGGCATCGGCAATTTGGCATACGGTGGCGGCGGACGTGTTTCCGAGAAGCAGCTACGCCGTCGTGCGTCCGATGGGTCGACGAGGTGTTCCGGCCCAGTCTCCGTCGCTCTGCATGAGGGGCTCGTTTGGAAGAGCGCCGATACGAGCCAGGCCAAAATTTAGCAGCTGACCGTAGATTCAGCGGTGTTTGGACTTTGGCCATGATTTGGCAGGCCTGATCTCCCGTAGTTCATTTTGGCGCACTTTGGCCAGCCAAATTGGGGTGGCCGATTCGGCCGCCGAATTTTGGCCGTGCCGAGGCTTTGGCAGGGCTGGCGTGCGGCAGAATCCAAACGTCCCCGAGGagacgagggcggcggcgagcgagcaGCTGCCGCTGGCGAACGTGTGCAGGATGTCAGTGCCGGGGAGCTCGTTGCGCGTAAGCCCATTCAGCCCTTGTTttcccaactcctaactttgacactacgtaaaaagaagattcctcatcacatcaaacttgcggtacatgcatggagtactaaatgtagatgaaattaaaaactaattgcacacttttgttgtactttgcgagacgaatcttttgcgcctaattagtcaatgtttgaacaataattcacaaatgcaaacgaaacgttacagtgtaCTACAGTGCTGGTATATAATTTTAGCACTctaaattttagcaactaaacaagacctcaTTCATGTGTGCGTATCGGTGGCCCATGATTTTTCTAGCAGGTGCTCTGGAATCTGGCTGGACTGCAGGGGCCATCGGTGATGGCAGGCATAGAGTCCCAACACAGGTGCGCAACCTCCAGCATTCGTCGCCAGGCGTGCGCGAGGGTGCTGGGCCCAGGTGCGCCTCGAGGCGTGTGAATGAGCCTGTCTCCTGATCCCACGCTAGCGTTGAGtttttctccctttctctctcccacGCCGGAATGAATCCAACGTGGAGATGTATGAGACGTCTCTGTTGGAGGAGGCCGAAAAGGAGCGGACCATTCTCGTGGACTCGTGGACCGTGGTGCGCCGCACGTATGAAGTCTCAACCACACTAT
This window encodes:
- the LOC101764917 gene encoding uncharacterized protein LOC101764917, with the translated sequence MAANSAETERALEQCERDLDLAIERLVNLRLDPEHDAGEGAAPDIIDDDVRHAPAPAAAKARSAAPVPSGGSGHAAWIERLINEMLSAADVEDARARAATFLNDFDASVAVGRDVVALQENRVLKKAVLLQHRLDNKKETANRELQRQLAGCQERVRSLETDSYALSMFLRRAQPQGGPSMTGRFHPEVF